The genome window CATTTGACATCAAACAAATGGTTGTCACCCAAACTAGAAAGAATTATCACCTTAAAAAACCTCACCTTAAAGTTTTTGTATGAAGTAGTGAACGGTTGAAATAAAGGCCTATCTTGATGATGACCCATCTTGGTACAAAAATAGTGTAAGAATAGTCCGACAATCACTTCTATCCTGAAAATTCGACAAAAAGCACGGAAAACCTGAATAGCCGCCCACTCATTTGGATGAAGTTGGGAAGGCACTACGTTGTGTATGCAAAGCTCACTCTTAGTAAAATCATTGAAAGGAATTTCTAGATGAAGATCACGGAAAATGCAATCATACACATAGAAGAATTCCCTTTCTAACACTACCTAGATCAGCCTTTTCTCACTTGGCCCTTTTGTATTCTATTTTGgcttcttttttgtattttgttttgtcttcTCTTTCCCAAGAAATACCCAATTCAGCTTCAGATACACATCCTTGTGGCAAGCATAAAGATGAATCAGACAAAATTCATCCTCCATGAAAGAGCAtacatttacaaaattaacaaagtGTAGGATTATCACTTTGTCACTATATTAGGAGTAAAAAGTCCTTACTTCACGGTCTACTCGTATAACTGAGAAAATTAATTGGCGAGAgttcttttttttcaagttcTCAATGCTTAGGCTTGAAAAACCTCTCCACATTATCACTATTGGAGGCCTTAACATCTACCCTTTGGCTTGATACCACCTTGATGAACTCTCCACCACTTACTTGTTCCCAAGGTGATCAGAAATCCCCCCCCCCCAACTGATGAAGAGGTCGAACTCTCAGTAGAGGAAGTTCTCGAGTCAGAATCAGACGACACCGACTCATCGCCGTAGCCAAATACTCTCTATTGCAATGGTCAGACACCTGACCTCTCTAAATCCTGTGAGTTTCCGACACTTGGACTCAAACTCATAATTTAGAATTAATGCGTACCTTAAAATAGTTGACAATCTTCTAACACAAGACACTCTTCGGTGTATAGCAAAATCAAGTTCAAGAAGCAAAGTGAAAATGACAAGGGCAAAACCTCCTTTATAGGAAAGCCCACATTGGTTAATGAGGCCTAAAACCTCTTAGCTGTTAGATATTTTcaaatcaaaaggaaaaaaatgacgCTTCAATTCATGTACCACGACTACTTTTTCAAAACTATAATGACAAGAAGAAGTAATGTCTTTGGTCCAAATCCCAAAAAATGATTCAACTACTGATTGGGCAtttgtagtttaatattttatattcttcttAGCTCAATTGACATCTCTTTAAACCTTATTTTCTCACCTAAAATAAGTTTTGATCTTAGGCAAATGATTGACCTTAATTGAGAATTGTAGctaatttttggattttgtgcttacttgaccTATCTGCCTTATGTAGGGCCTAAAGGACACTATAGAACTCCAAATGTAGCATGTGAGTAGTCCCgagaaatataagaaaaatatcttcAATTTTGTCACAAATAAGCTTTGATCAATTCTACCATTTCGAGGGTCAAATTAAGCTTGGAAGTCAGAACCTCTGCCCTTGAATAATTGAGTTACGAGTTTGGGCTttgttttgtgtaattagtttaattaggtagATAAGATAGGCCTAATCAAAGCCCATCCATTCCTTATGAGTAGTCACTCTAtatattagttttagttagttaatcagttacttcattttgtaaaaaaacagAATTAGTTACTTGTTGTGCAAGTTTTAGGATCAAACTCTTTTATCTCGTTTTCTCTCAactgttcttcattcttctcatattttcacttttgttcttccattttctagcacaaaatttcgtggcttttccattggtgatgatcatggaaggctaaacactTCATCAATCCAAGGATCAACTCCAAACAAGGTTGAATTTGAGTTCTGATTTAGTATTTCTAATCTTTGTGAatgttcatctttctcttcaatcctattttcgattttcatgattatgattatgcttaggattgaaaatggattaggttatggattcatttcctaatttcGAAATTTAATCACGGATTGTTTGGATGATTTTCTAACCTAATTTGCGATCTCAAATAATTTAGAGATTGATTCAATTGAACTTTCTCTAATGCATTTGATTAAACTTTCACACTAAACATTATTCGTAGTAACTATGATAATTCGATTTGcattggtttggtgaattggattgatgctaTTAAACTTGAGTTgtattctatttttgttctgtTCTATTTCTTCATctctgtttttatgtttttgcatTCCTTTACTGTCGCTTACAAACCATTCGATAAAATTTCCCCATTTGTTGTTTATAAGTGAATGAATGTAGGAACCAAATTGAATCATATTTCTAAGTTCGACCTAGGTTAATCCTGTGCTACAaaattttctagttttttttttttttgaacaattTGGCAGTCGTTATCAATACTAACAAGTACAAACTAAAAGCCTTTCTCATCCACTATGTTCCTCGAAGGTTGGGGCGCTTGTAGACTGTACGAGTATTCAACTAAATCGAGTACCCAAGAATACCCCTCACAACCCCTCTAAAATATTGAAGTATTCATATCCAGGTATTCGACCTAGCCAAATACCTAAGTACTCTTATCACTAACAACAAAGGTGATCCTTACACACTTAGGTATCCCGGCTAGCCAAATACCTGAGTACTCTTGTCACCTTATAAACAAAGGTGACTCCTCTACACTTAGGTATAAGGCTAGCCATTTGAATACCTAAGTTTGTAAGGATCACCTAAGGTGATCCTTACATATTCAAGTATTCGACCTTGCCAAATACCTGAGTACTCTAATCACCTTATAAACAAGTGATCCTTACATATTCAAGTATATGACCTTGCCAAATACCTAAGGTCACCTTATAAACAAGTGAGCCTTACATACTCAGGTATCTGGCCTGGCCAAATACCTGAGTACTTTTATCACTTTACATACTCAGTGTACCCTATGCAATAATAACAGTGGACTCGAAAGTTCGAATATCAAACCCAAAGGACCAGTTATATTCCCAACTAATTAAGCTTATTAAACTAATAGTAGAATCGATTAAAAAGaaggttttaatatttttgtggttttaatttttataatgaaacaattaaatgaatataaagAGAAGTTTAAGTGATGATAAGAATGACCAGGAGTTATGACTCACTAGTACCAATTTTCTCCCAATCCTAGTCCTAATGAAATTCCTTTCCCAGCTAATTACCGATTCCCAAATTCAACTAAAGCCTATGATAAAGGTTAGGAAATGCTCTTTGCCTTAAATCAATACCCCAATGATCATGGATTTATCAATTTAAGTCAAAGGATAAAATCAATTCTAAggatgattaattaaagattaactaATTTATCGGAGATTATCCAAACAGTTTGATCATGCAATTTGGTGCAAAATATTATCTACCTAGATCTACCATTATATGCAAATGATTACTATTATGCAATTGATTGAGTATTAGAATGATGATttccaaataaacattaaaatatgaaagataattaattaatatgaaacaATAAGAAATCTCATTAAGAACAATTACATCATAACCTTTAAATTAGGGGGAATAGTTACTCATGATCAAAGTAAAACTAACAATCCTATAAAGAGTAAACCCGAGTTTTACCGATAAAATGCATACAAAATGATACAAAATTTCATACAAAATACCacttagaaaataatttatcaccTAACTTAAGTGTTGGAATGTTTTTTTTGCGATTATCACTTCTCGAATTATCGAGTAGCACATGACGAAGAAGGAAAACCTCCAAAATAGAAaacgtaagaaaaaaaaattacgtgTCTATCATGGTGCATAtacaatcaattataaaaaaaaatggtgtacTTTGTATATGTTTGTTATTCCTAATACAAGATTCTGCCTCTAAGCAGTTGTGTTCCAAACCCACGGGCAAATTAACAAATAACTATTTGCCAAATAATGCGTTAATCAGTAATTGCTAGAAGCAgcctaacaattttttttttggtggcacacaaatatttttcttatagataatattgttaatttttatataattagagaTAATATTGTTTGATATACCGTGTGATATCATGTGATTGATTATCTCTTCTAATAAAAATTCGAATCCTAATAAgagattaatttcttttacataaaaACAGAAGTTTTTAAACAATTACGTAGAAACTAGAGAGGGTGGATAAACCAAAATTGATAAGGCCAAGGAGAAtaggaaaatgaaagaaaattaaaaaggaaagaaggaggtGGATTCCTTACACATAACGCATCTCTTGGGTTGGGATTTTTGGTTCGGAGATAGCTTTGGTGGTCGTGTAAGACGACTTTGTTGTGTGGATAAGAACGATCCCTCTACTTCTTTCATTCTCTCATAATAGTATTATGCTCTTTCTCTCTTAGAAAACACCCTCTACCGCCTCTAAGTCCTACAAGAACCCATCCCCTCCCCAGCCGCTCCCAAAATCTCACTCTTCTTACTCTTCTTCCTCCAAGAGAAGTAAACAACCCTCACATTCACCACAGCAGCACACACAGACAAAGACAACCTTGTTTGTCTCCAATCAAAACCTTTCAAGCTGGCGTTCGAAAACCAAGACAACCCTGTCCGAGAAATCAAGCCCAAGAATAGGAGAATCATGGTAACCCAATCTCccctctttcatttctttcgtgaaaaaaaatgatgcaaTTAGTTATGCGATTCTGGTTTGTGGGTctgtttaaatttttcatttttttcttcttttgtgtgttttgaaaaataaaaagggtgcTGGAGGCCCTGATGATGAGGACAACAACAGGTGGCCACCGTGGCTGAAGCCTCTGCTAAAAGAAAGTTTCTTTGTTCAATGCAAGCTTCACGCTGATTCGCACAAGAGCGAGTGCAACATGTACTGCTTGGATTGTATGAACGGTGCTCTCTGCTCTCTCTGCCTCGCTTACCATAAAGATCATCGTGCTATTCAGGTTCGTGTTATCACTTCAatttttctaaagaaaaataaaataaaaattctttctttctttttttcttttctttctcagtTTCTGACACATTTCTTATCTTCCAGTCATTTTTGTCAAAAACCACCACTTTTTCCTTTTGTGGGCGTGTGGGATTCGTTCTTTTTCCGGAACTTAGTTAAAAAGCCCCATCTTTTCCCCTTCTCTGTCGAGATAGATACTTGAACTCTCATTAATTGGGTTTCGATTTCAGCTTTCTCTGTACCCAATTAGCCCTTTTTGGTGATTAATTACttaatcaattaattcttttttgttttttttttctccttaaatTCCAAGGTCCTGCATTTAACAAGTACTGTGGTGGGATGGACAAAAGAAAAGATGGTGCTTTTCGATGCAACTAATGGCCATTTTCCCTTCTAAtgtgttgtgtttgtgttttttttttttctgtgtgaCAGATAAGGAGGTCCTCATACCATGATGTGATTAGGGTGAATGAGATTCAGAAGGTGTTGGACATCACAGGGGTCCAAACCTACATTATCAACAGCGCGAGGGTTGTTTTCTTGAATGAGAGGCCGCAGCCAAGGCCTGGTAAAGGTGTCACCAACACTTGTGAAGTCTGCGAGCGTAGCCTTCTTGATTCCTACCGATTCTGTTCTCTAGGTTGTAAGGTAAACAATGT of Glycine soja cultivar W05 chromosome 1, ASM419377v2, whole genome shotgun sequence contains these proteins:
- the LOC114414450 gene encoding uncharacterized protein LOC114414450, with product MGAGGPDDEDNNRWPPWLKPLLKESFFVQCKLHADSHKSECNMYCLDCMNGALCSLCLAYHKDHRAIQIRRSSYHDVIRVNEIQKVLDITGVQTYIINSARVVFLNERPQPRPGKGVTNTCEVCERSLLDSYRFCSLGCKIVGTSRNFLKKKSAAMVSDSEDSYSSNSSHGKKNSFTPSTPPPTFVNYRTAKRRKGIPHRAPMGGLVIEY